In one window of Paraflavitalea soli DNA:
- a CDS encoding NAD(P)/FAD-dependent oxidoreductase, translating into MSKQVVIVGGGVIGLSSAFYLQKAGYQVTVIDKGDITDGASFGNAGYVSPSHFIPLATPGIVAQGMRWMLSSTSPFYIKPRFNWDLLRWLLAFYKKANAANVTHGAPHLNNILQMSRELTVDMRDQLGNSFRMQEVGCFMLYKNANTEKHELELAEEAAHFKVETKVFSAQEVQAMEPDVEVNVRGGILYPSDCHMHPGDFMTTLKRHLEQAGVKLQLNTAVTGFEKNGSTVTAVITDKGKFPCEELVLANGSWLPLTAKLLGVDLLLQAGKGYSMTYQNVSHNLRHPSILVDDRVAMTPMGNDLRMGGTMEISGLDSPTLVKRAHAIFKAVKNYYPNLQVEFAQEKIWSGFRPLSPDGLPYIGRHTQYANLTMAGGHAMLGVSLAAGTGKLVEELVGRKTTSIDVSAFDVERFK; encoded by the coding sequence ATGAGCAAGCAAGTAGTTATTGTAGGTGGTGGTGTTATCGGACTGAGCAGCGCCTTTTATCTGCAAAAGGCCGGTTACCAGGTAACAGTTATCGATAAAGGAGACATTACCGACGGCGCTTCTTTCGGCAACGCCGGTTATGTATCACCCAGCCACTTTATTCCATTGGCCACGCCGGGTATAGTAGCCCAGGGCATGCGGTGGATGCTTAGCTCTACAAGTCCCTTTTACATCAAACCCCGTTTCAACTGGGACCTGCTTCGCTGGTTGCTGGCCTTTTATAAGAAAGCCAATGCTGCCAATGTAACACATGGCGCCCCGCATTTGAATAATATCCTTCAAATGAGCCGTGAGTTGACGGTGGATATGCGTGATCAACTGGGCAATTCCTTCCGTATGCAGGAAGTGGGTTGCTTTATGTTATACAAAAATGCCAATACCGAGAAGCATGAACTGGAGCTGGCCGAAGAAGCCGCCCACTTCAAGGTAGAGACCAAAGTGTTCAGTGCACAGGAAGTACAGGCTATGGAGCCGGATGTGGAAGTGAATGTACGGGGTGGAATATTGTATCCTTCCGATTGCCATATGCACCCCGGTGATTTTATGACTACCCTTAAAAGACATTTGGAGCAGGCTGGTGTAAAGTTGCAATTGAACACAGCGGTAACCGGTTTTGAAAAGAATGGCTCAACAGTAACGGCTGTTATTACCGACAAAGGAAAATTCCCCTGTGAGGAACTGGTACTGGCCAATGGATCCTGGCTGCCGTTGACCGCTAAACTGCTGGGCGTGGACCTGTTGTTACAGGCAGGCAAAGGATACAGCATGACCTATCAGAACGTATCCCATAACCTTCGCCATCCTTCCATCCTCGTAGACGACCGCGTAGCTATGACCCCCATGGGCAATGACCTGCGCATGGGCGGCACCATGGAGATCAGCGGACTGGATAGTCCCACCCTCGTTAAAAGGGCACACGCCATCTTTAAAGCCGTTAAAAACTACTATCCCAATCTCCAGGTAGAATTTGCCCAGGAGAAAATATGGAGCGGATTCCGTCCGCTGAGCCCCGACGGATTGCCTTATATCGGCCGTCACACCCAATACGCCAACCTTACCATGGCCGGTGGCCATGCCATGCTGGGCGTATCCCTTGCAGCCGGTACCGGTAAGCTCGTAGAGGAACTGGTGGGCCGGAAAACGACCAGTATCGATGTGTCGGCTTTTGATGTAGAACGCTTTAAGTAG
- a CDS encoding aldose epimerase family protein, with product MKSTRLITSSLICIGMATAMVSCNDNAANTSEKTPDSTTTAAKMSLTQAPFGTTDGKEVIEYTLKNANGVSVTILNYGGTITHLITPDKNGTAGDVVLGYDSLSGYQQTGNPYFGSLIGRYGNRIANGKFTLDGKTYTLAQNNNGNSLHGGLKGFDKVVWTGTPVSDSSLKLTYDAKDGEEGYPGNLHTEVVYTLTGNNELKIEYKATSDKATPINLTNHAYYNLSAGADSTVLDHELMLKADKYTAVNDKLIPTGKLPDVKGTPMDFTTSKRIGNDIAKVPGGFDHNWVLNKGAGLELIGALYHPASGRYMEVFTTEPGIQFYSGNFLDGTLKNTKGGKTYVKHAGLCLETQHFPDSPNQPSFPNTILKPGETYTQTTIYKFSTK from the coding sequence ATGAAATCAACACGATTGATTACGAGTTCCCTGATTTGCATTGGCATGGCCACTGCCATGGTAAGTTGCAATGACAATGCCGCCAACACTTCAGAAAAAACACCAGATTCAACAACAACAGCCGCAAAAATGAGCCTCACACAAGCGCCCTTTGGAACTACTGACGGAAAAGAAGTCATCGAATACACCCTTAAAAATGCGAATGGAGTAAGTGTAACGATCCTGAATTACGGAGGTACCATCACGCACCTGATCACACCCGATAAAAATGGTACAGCCGGTGATGTAGTGCTGGGGTATGATTCATTGAGTGGTTACCAGCAAACCGGTAATCCTTATTTCGGTTCCCTGATCGGCCGTTATGGCAATCGTATTGCCAATGGTAAGTTTACCCTCGATGGTAAAACGTATACACTGGCCCAAAACAACAATGGCAATTCACTGCATGGTGGATTGAAGGGGTTTGATAAAGTAGTATGGACAGGCACACCCGTCAGCGACAGCAGCCTTAAACTCACGTATGATGCAAAGGATGGGGAAGAAGGCTATCCGGGCAACCTGCACACTGAAGTGGTGTATACCTTAACCGGTAACAACGAATTGAAAATTGAATACAAGGCCACTTCAGATAAAGCAACACCGATCAACCTGACCAACCATGCTTATTATAACCTGAGCGCCGGCGCCGATTCTACTGTGCTGGACCACGAGCTGATGCTGAAAGCCGATAAGTATACAGCTGTAAATGACAAGCTGATCCCTACAGGTAAACTGCCGGATGTAAAAGGCACACCGATGGATTTCACTACCTCCAAAAGGATTGGTAATGACATCGCCAAAGTGCCCGGTGGCTTTGATCACAACTGGGTATTGAACAAAGGCGCGGGCCTGGAACTGATCGGTGCTTTGTACCATCCTGCCAGCGGCCGTTATATGGAAGTATTCACAACAGAGCCAGGCATCCAGTTCTATTCCGGTAATTTCCTGGATGGTACTTTGAAAAATACCAAAGGCGGTAAAACCTATGTGAAACATGCCGGTCTTTGCCTGGAAACACAGCATTTCCCGGATTCACCGAATCAGCCTTCTTTCCCGAACACGATTCTGAAGCCGGGCGAGACGTATACGCAAACAACGATCTATAAGTTTTCAACCAAATAA
- a CDS encoding 4-hydroxyproline epimerase → MTNTPLTKHTSTLAKPLRGAVFHCVDAHTCGNPVRLVAGGGPALTGRNMSEKRQHFLKEYDWIRKGLMFEPRGHDMMSGSILYPPHDPQNDVAVLFIETSGCLPMCGHGTIGTITMAVEEGLVVPKTPGIIRMEAPAGLVLIEYKQEGSKVKSVKLTNIPAYLASEGLTVECPELGELVIDVSYGGNFYAIVDVQKNFKGLEHYAADKLIAWARELRKRINAQYTFVHPEDPTINGCSHILWTGAVLDKSSTARNAVFYGDKAIDRSPCGTGTSARMAQWYAKGLLKKGDEFVHESIIGSKFIGRIEEEIPNAFGTGKPAIRPSVEGWAKIYGYNSISIDPDDDPYAYGFQVL, encoded by the coding sequence ATGACGAATACCCCCCTTACAAAACATACTTCCACACTGGCCAAACCCCTCCGGGGCGCGGTATTTCATTGTGTGGATGCCCATACCTGCGGCAACCCGGTGCGACTGGTAGCCGGGGGCGGCCCTGCCTTAACAGGGCGTAATATGAGTGAGAAGCGACAACATTTCTTAAAAGAATACGACTGGATACGCAAAGGACTGATGTTTGAGCCAAGGGGGCACGATATGATGAGCGGAAGCATCTTGTATCCACCACACGATCCGCAAAATGATGTAGCCGTACTGTTTATAGAAACAAGCGGCTGCCTGCCTATGTGTGGGCATGGCACCATCGGCACCATTACCATGGCGGTGGAAGAAGGATTGGTAGTGCCTAAAACGCCGGGTATTATCCGTATGGAGGCCCCGGCTGGCCTGGTGCTGATCGAATACAAGCAGGAAGGCAGCAAGGTAAAAAGTGTTAAACTGACAAATATTCCAGCGTATCTTGCGTCTGAAGGGTTAACGGTAGAATGTCCTGAGCTGGGTGAACTGGTGATAGACGTATCTTATGGCGGTAATTTTTATGCCATTGTGGATGTACAAAAGAACTTTAAAGGACTGGAACATTATGCCGCGGATAAACTGATCGCGTGGGCGCGGGAACTGCGTAAACGCATCAACGCACAATATACATTTGTGCATCCGGAAGATCCTACGATCAATGGCTGCTCGCATATCCTGTGGACGGGCGCTGTGCTGGATAAGAGCTCTACTGCCCGTAATGCAGTGTTTTATGGCGACAAGGCCATCGATCGCTCACCTTGCGGCACGGGCACTTCGGCCAGGATGGCCCAGTGGTATGCGAAAGGATTGCTAAAAAAAGGGGATGAATTTGTGCACGAAAGCATAATTGGCTCTAAATTTATTGGCCGTATCGAGGAAGAGATACCCAACGCTTTCGGTACAGGAAAGCCGGCTATCAGGCCAAGTGTGGAAGGATGGGCCAAGATCTATGGATACAACAGTATATCCATTGATCCCGATGATGATCCCTATGCTTATGGGTTCCAGGTGTTGTAG